Within Phycisphaeraceae bacterium, the genomic segment TGAGCGCCGCGGCCAGTGAGCCGGGGTCACTGGCCCGATCGGCGATCGACGGATGCTCGAGGTCGACCAGGCAGAAGTCGGCCCACGCGCCGGGCTCGATCGAGCCCGCCTGAATCCCGAGTGACTTCGCGCCGTGACGGGTGCCAACCTGCATGAGGGCCGGCCCCGACTCACCGTGCTCATCGACCACCACGCCGCGCTGCCGTCGCGCGACGCGCTGCACATACTCGAGCCAGCGAAGCTCCTCAAAGGGGCAGAGCCGACTGTTGAGATCGGTGCCGATGGCGACGGTCGCCCCCGCGCGGCGCATCAGCGGCACATCCGCGATGCCGTCGCCAAGATTGCCCTCGGTGCTCGGACAGAGGCAGACCGTGGCGCCGGACGCCGCGAAGCGCTGCATATCCTCTGCCGCCGTGTGCGTGCAGTGGACGGCGGTGAAGGTGTGATCCGGCTCGAGTTCATCGACCACCAACCGCATCGGCCGACGACCATGCGCCGCCTCGCAGACCTCGATCTCGCGGATGACCTCTTCGACATGCATGTGGAAGACCTGCCCCCGCGCCCGAGCGCCCTTGCGCAGCGCCACGATGGTGGACCACGGCACTGCACGAACGCTGTGGGCCACCACACCGAGCGACGCGTCGCGATGCGCACCGAGTGCCGTCGCAAGCCGATCATGCTCGCGCCAGTATTCGTCGATACCGCGCGTTTCGAAGCGCCGCTGTCCGCCCTTGAGCGACTCACCGATCGAGCCCGCCTCATACGCCGTGTGCAGCAGCACGAGTCGAATGCCCGCATCGATCGCTGCATGGATCACCGCATCGTCGAGGGCAAATCGCGCCTCGGGCCCCAGGTGACGCACATAGTGGAACTCGCCCACCGAGGTGTAGCCGCCGT encodes:
- a CDS encoding formimidoylglutamate deiminase produces the protein MTWAEIIEADLAWVDGRFERGVRIAIGADGSIAQVWRQGASDRESIARSDFHAGLARAGAVPHREWRGRALLPGFVNAHSHAFQRGLRGCGESFPAGAGDFFSWREAMYALVERLTPESAYDLSRDAFEEMLDGGYTSVGEFHYVRHLGPEARFALDDAVIHAAIDAGIRLVLLHTAYEAGSIGESLKGGQRRFETRGIDEYWREHDRLATALGAHRDASLGVVAHSVRAVPWSTIVALRKGARARGQVFHMHVEEVIREIEVCEAAHGRRPMRLVVDELEPDHTFTAVHCTHTAAEDMQRFAASGATVCLCPSTEGNLGDGIADVPLMRRAGATVAIGTDLNSRLCPFEELRWLEYVQRVARRQRGVVVDEHGESGPALMQVGTRHGAKSLGIQAGSIEPGAWADFCLVDLEHPSIADRASDPGSLAAALIFGAGVEAVSGTCVSGRWRMRRGGRPRAA